The following are from one region of the Methanolacinia paynteri genome:
- a CDS encoding KaiC domain-containing protein translates to MKKNRVKMGIDGLDEMMDGGLIEGSICSIIGTYGTGKTTFALQFAYDGLKNNETVVYISLEEKKETIYEKIEDRGFELEKYRDLTLFVIKLDPTDFNLSINSIRNELPELIYEIGAKRVIVDPISLFEGLFDDESQRRLEMFRLVEILRDLKCTVLMTSEHNRNDAYASRYGLIEYLADTVVVLKYIRPDDLAEVHTAVEVVKMRSSNHSREIKPYEIEEDEINVYSEASVF, encoded by the coding sequence ATGAAGAAGAACAGGGTCAAAATGGGCATCGACGGTCTCGACGAAATGATGGACGGGGGGCTTATCGAAGGCAGCATCTGTTCGATAATCGGGACATACGGTACCGGAAAGACCACTTTTGCCCTCCAGTTTGCATATGACGGCCTTAAAAATAATGAAACGGTCGTATACATCAGTCTTGAGGAGAAGAAGGAGACAATCTATGAAAAGATCGAGGACCGTGGTTTCGAACTGGAGAAATACCGCGACCTGACTCTTTTCGTGATCAAGCTTGATCCTACGGACTTCAACCTTTCCATAAACAGCATCAGGAACGAACTCCCTGAACTTATCTACGAGATAGGTGCAAAAAGAGTGATAGTCGACCCCATCTCCCTCTTCGAAGGTCTTTTTGACGACGAATCCCAGAGGAGGCTCGAGATGTTCAGGCTTGTCGAGATCCTCCGCGACCTGAAATGCACTGTTCTCATGACGAGCGAACACAACAGGAACGATGCATATGCAAGCCGGTACGGCCTTATCGAGTATCTTGCGGACACCGTCGTCGTCCTGAAGTACATCCGCCCGGACGATCTCGCCGAGGTTCACACGGCAGTTGAGGTCGTCAAGATGAGGAGCTCGAATCATTCCAGGGAGATCAAACCCTACGAGATCGAGGAAGACGAGATCAATGTTTACTCGGAAGCCAGTGTCTTCTGA
- a CDS encoding RAD55 family ATPase, with protein sequence MNDNLNERMPTGISSLDPVLDGGVPPGSVVLLIGEQGAGNREFVQSSMIYLSKMKAAGQNGDNRILPEQMVYVSFTRLTSSIIDEIKISYKKDLVTAIEDNISFIDLSNFYFEKSVVPRGWYSRTSLLTEKEKGKVSDSLVAELTNSLRKIKNKSLIIIDSLTDLNTTINNPEEWKQLVEFLRGLQRVAKTWRTTIYILVSEGIFEHSKLMEVADCCDAIIDFKWEESTGRKRQRIMYFVKFSGAMPHLEENDLVKFASKITTEAGFEVSNIRVVI encoded by the coding sequence ATGAATGACAATCTGAACGAGCGTATGCCGACCGGTATATCTTCCCTCGATCCGGTACTGGACGGAGGAGTTCCGCCGGGGTCGGTCGTCCTGCTCATCGGCGAACAAGGGGCCGGGAACAGGGAATTTGTCCAGAGTTCAATGATATATCTTTCAAAAATGAAAGCGGCCGGCCAGAACGGAGATAACAGAATCCTTCCCGAACAGATGGTCTATGTATCCTTCACAAGACTTACGTCATCAATTATAGATGAGATCAAGATCTCGTACAAGAAGGACCTCGTAACAGCAATAGAAGACAATATCTCTTTTATTGATCTCTCCAACTTCTACTTCGAAAAGAGTGTCGTCCCGAGAGGATGGTACTCGCGTACCTCGCTTCTTACTGAAAAGGAAAAAGGCAAAGTTTCCGACAGCCTTGTCGCCGAACTGACGAACAGCCTCAGGAAGATCAAGAACAAAAGTCTGATCATCATCGATTCGCTGACGGATCTGAATACGACGATTAACAATCCTGAGGAATGGAAACAGCTCGTAGAGTTTCTGAGAGGATTGCAGAGAGTCGCGAAAACATGGAGAACCACGATATACATACTTGTCTCTGAGGGAATCTTCGAACACAGCAAGCTCATGGAGGTTGCGGACTGCTGCGATGCAATTATCGATTTCAAGTGGGAAGAGAGCACGGGCAGAAAGAGGCAGAGGATCATGTACTTCGTTAAATTCAGCGGAGCCATGCCCCATCTCGAAGAGAATGATCTTGTAAAGTTCGCATCGAAAATCACGACGGAAGCCGGATTCGAGGTCAGCAACATCAGGGTAGTTATATGA
- a CDS encoding type II/IV secretion system ATPase subunit — MPFPGFHKKKKTDPSVGKEPEEPKLEDILKKINGVNDAGKEENKEPADLPDKPNLGDIIKNINRADDAGKEEEIEPAGTPEPDSLTSSIVEETPVPASEEPRESVEVTAPEEPEERVISAEDSVEAVGSVEETAPENPEEKEIQEEGSVEPVGSVEEIAPETPEESVVLTEDSTEPVSVQEHPEEPEKDEISEKEEIGNIEEPSDQPVREQVKGQEEEWPESVEKAETTGKDEGGGEDLNYIKKKKKSSKARVQDEKKGLLLKKKIEKIRLYDFGTDGPLVDPILPEGYVLRDEYWIHEGRSKVLIAKNPENHLEEYLLYEPKLSSFERELAERLYEDMRDVLILTDEEILEDRESVLMDKMNHLLHEYKVKIEDDALFKLQYYLLRNFLGWSKLDSLMFDPNIEDISCDGSDIPLFLYHRKFRNIKTNISFDEDTLYSLAILLAQRSGKHISVSQPMLDATLPDGSRLQLTLGKVVTSRGTSFTIRKFREEPFTPIELIDYGTFNVDQLVYFWLAIENNKSLLFVGGTASGKTTSLNAVSLFIPPLSKVVSIEDTREITLFHDNWLATVTREAVVETSGAKVDMFDLLKAAMRQRPEYILVGEVRGVEAQTLFQAMNTGHTTFSTLHANSVDAAIHRLENPPLNVPRNMVQALDIVSIQALVYRGQDRVRRAMEIVEIAGIDPGTGNLRVNTVFEYDPVKDIHTYSGRSQVYSKILEIRGWSREEMNEEIERRRSIIQAMHDQGIIDYINVTKIFQAYFINSANVLEHIGDLKKAFL; from the coding sequence ATGCCTTTTCCCGGTTTTCATAAGAAAAAGAAGACTGATCCTTCTGTCGGCAAAGAACCCGAAGAGCCGAAACTCGAGGATATTTTAAAGAAGATCAACGGAGTGAATGATGCCGGAAAAGAAGAGAATAAAGAACCGGCAGATCTGCCCGACAAACCGAATCTCGGGGATATTATAAAAAATATCAACAGAGCTGATGATGCGGGAAAAGAAGAGGAAATTGAACCCGCAGGCACGCCTGAACCTGATTCTCTTACATCTTCCATTGTAGAAGAGACACCGGTGCCGGCCAGTGAGGAACCCCGGGAATCGGTTGAGGTAACTGCACCCGAAGAGCCTGAAGAAAGAGTAATCAGTGCAGAAGATTCTGTAGAGGCCGTGGGATCAGTTGAGGAAACTGCCCCTGAAAATCCTGAAGAAAAGGAAATCCAGGAAGAAGGTTCTGTTGAACCCGTAGGATCAGTTGAGGAAATAGCCCCTGAGACTCCTGAAGAAAGCGTGGTCCTAACAGAGGATTCCACCGAACCCGTGTCGGTTCAGGAACACCCTGAAGAGCCGGAAAAAGATGAAATTTCCGAAAAGGAAGAAATCGGAAACATAGAAGAACCGTCTGATCAGCCCGTCAGGGAACAGGTAAAGGGACAGGAAGAGGAATGGCCTGAGTCCGTTGAGAAAGCAGAGACCACCGGGAAGGACGAAGGCGGCGGTGAGGATCTAAATTATATCAAAAAGAAGAAAAAGTCGTCAAAAGCCCGTGTCCAGGATGAAAAGAAGGGCCTGCTCCTGAAGAAGAAGATCGAAAAGATCCGCCTGTATGATTTCGGGACAGACGGTCCTCTTGTGGACCCTATCCTTCCTGAAGGATACGTTCTCAGGGATGAATACTGGATACACGAAGGAAGATCAAAGGTTCTTATCGCGAAAAATCCTGAAAACCATCTCGAAGAGTATCTCCTCTATGAACCGAAATTATCCAGTTTCGAAAGAGAACTCGCAGAGAGGCTCTATGAAGACATGAGGGATGTCCTGATTCTTACAGACGAGGAGATCCTCGAGGATCGCGAGAGTGTCCTTATGGATAAGATGAACCACCTTCTGCATGAATATAAGGTTAAAATCGAAGATGATGCCCTCTTTAAACTCCAATATTATCTTCTCAGGAACTTTCTCGGGTGGTCGAAGCTCGACTCCCTCATGTTCGACCCGAATATTGAGGATATATCATGCGACGGCTCGGACATACCGTTATTCCTGTACCACAGGAAATTCAGGAATATAAAGACGAACATCTCCTTCGATGAAGACACTCTGTATTCTCTTGCCATACTCCTTGCACAGAGATCGGGAAAGCACATATCCGTCTCCCAGCCAATGCTGGATGCAACCCTGCCTGACGGTTCGCGTCTCCAGCTGACACTCGGAAAGGTGGTTACAAGCAGGGGAACCTCGTTTACGATTCGTAAATTCCGTGAAGAGCCGTTTACACCTATCGAACTCATCGACTATGGCACATTCAATGTCGACCAGCTTGTCTACTTCTGGCTTGCAATCGAGAACAACAAGAGCCTGCTATTCGTCGGAGGAACAGCAAGTGGAAAGACGACATCGCTCAACGCCGTATCGCTCTTCATCCCGCCTCTCTCAAAAGTGGTGAGTATTGAGGATACAAGGGAGATCACTCTCTTCCATGACAACTGGCTTGCGACGGTTACGAGGGAGGCTGTAGTCGAGACATCCGGGGCCAAGGTCGATATGTTCGACCTGCTGAAGGCAGCAATGAGGCAGAGGCCGGAGTACATCCTTGTCGGTGAAGTGAGGGGTGTCGAGGCCCAGACTCTTTTCCAGGCGATGAATACCGGGCATACGACCTTCTCCACTCTTCACGCAAACAGCGTGGACGCCGCTATCCACAGGCTCGAAAATCCCCCCCTGAACGTTCCGAGGAACATGGTTCAGGCGCTTGACATAGTTTCGATACAGGCGCTTGTATACAGGGGGCAGGACAGGGTCAGGAGAGCGATGGAGATCGTCGAGATAGCGGGAATCGATCCCGGAACAGGAAATCTCCGTGTAAATACTGTTTTTGAATACGACCCTGTAAAGGATATCCATACATATTCAGGCAGATCTCAGGTATATTCCAAAATCCTTGAGATTCGCGGCTGGAGCAGGGAGGAGATGAACGAGGAGATAGAGAGGAGACGCAGCATAATCCAGGCCATGCACGACCAGGGAATTATAGATTATATAAATGTCACCAAGATATTCCAGGCTTATTTCATCAATTCCGCCAATGTTCTAGAACATATAGGCGATCTTAAGAAGGCATTTCTATGA
- a CDS encoding type II secretion system F family protein, whose product MIVDRYVSWKLKRNPDAFMQLHADLISARMGITLSRFLQICLISALVTGFSAGIAAALFASFIYIPRVSIQIYNVFNLQLPSYYIPQLNQTNFAILAFFVIFVLLSFISYQVMLKYPSIKKASRTTKINLSLHNAVSYMFAMRRGGAEMLDIFRSMSENAVVYGEVAIEFRQVLRDAEYFGHDLISALENLSMTTPSEKLKDFLEDLVSVTGSGGNISEYLEGRVRMYQEEARFEQLQFLSTLQIVAEAYVTVFVAGPLFLVIIMVVMGMVGSSAVLEFSLVAYVLLPVGAVIFILFIDMMSLSDEVAERYTRITEMKQFIDVPIEDKEDDVRNYKALDWYDRLKAIRGFFTSPFDWFIVNANRTLYFTVPLALIYILAVYLVTPQYSDTELYIAVVDDHVIIAMLIVIIPYAVFFEFWRRKLKAIESSIPDFLERLSGINRVGLTIAGAINVLVKANLGLISYEIRRIKRDLEWGASVNDALIRFEERVNTAAIARTVTLITKASEMTGDIGEVLGIASADARMNETLKKERQGEMFIYTVIIYLAFVVFIFVVAVLNTNFLEILEQLSNVTTSSGSSIAGASEFSMATNMDVDVFRRLLYHTCLIQAIFSGIIAGQMGEGMVKSGIKHAGIMLIIALVIFNLFI is encoded by the coding sequence ATGATAGTCGACAGGTATGTCAGCTGGAAACTTAAGAGGAACCCCGATGCATTTATGCAGCTCCATGCGGATTTGATATCCGCGAGGATGGGCATCACTCTCAGCCGTTTCCTGCAGATATGCCTGATCAGTGCCCTGGTGACCGGTTTTTCCGCAGGAATTGCGGCCGCTCTTTTCGCATCATTTATTTATATACCGAGAGTTTCGATACAGATCTATAATGTATTCAATCTCCAGCTTCCGTCATATTATATCCCGCAGCTGAACCAGACGAACTTTGCCATCCTGGCATTTTTTGTGATATTTGTCCTGCTGTCGTTTATCTCGTACCAGGTGATGCTAAAATATCCCTCGATCAAGAAAGCATCCAGGACGACAAAGATCAATCTCTCCCTGCACAACGCGGTTTCGTATATGTTTGCAATGAGAAGGGGTGGTGCCGAGATGCTCGACATATTCAGGTCGATGTCAGAGAACGCTGTCGTTTACGGTGAAGTCGCGATCGAGTTCAGGCAGGTTTTAAGAGATGCCGAATACTTCGGCCACGACCTGATCTCCGCACTGGAAAACCTCAGCATGACCACACCTTCGGAGAAACTCAAGGATTTCCTGGAAGATCTGGTGTCCGTCACGGGGAGCGGCGGAAACATCTCCGAATATCTTGAGGGAAGGGTGAGAATGTACCAGGAGGAGGCAAGATTCGAGCAGCTTCAGTTTCTCTCGACCCTCCAGATAGTTGCCGAAGCATATGTTACCGTCTTTGTCGCAGGGCCTCTGTTTCTGGTCATAATAATGGTCGTTATGGGAATGGTCGGATCATCCGCCGTTCTTGAATTCAGCCTGGTGGCATATGTACTTCTTCCCGTAGGTGCGGTGATATTCATTCTCTTTATCGACATGATGTCGCTGTCCGATGAGGTTGCGGAGAGATATACACGCATTACCGAGATGAAACAGTTCATTGATGTTCCGATCGAAGACAAAGAGGATGATGTCCGCAATTACAAGGCCCTGGACTGGTACGACCGGCTGAAGGCGATACGGGGTTTTTTCACCAGTCCATTCGACTGGTTCATAGTGAATGCGAACAGGACCCTTTATTTCACGGTTCCGCTTGCTCTTATATACATTCTTGCTGTCTATCTGGTTACACCCCAGTACTCGGATACTGAGCTCTATATTGCGGTGGTCGACGATCACGTGATAATCGCCATGCTTATAGTGATCATTCCGTATGCCGTTTTTTTTGAGTTCTGGCGGCGAAAGCTCAAGGCGATCGAGTCCTCGATTCCGGATTTCCTTGAGAGGCTTTCGGGTATAAACAGGGTCGGCCTCACTATAGCGGGTGCAATCAATGTTCTTGTCAAGGCCAACTTGGGGCTTATTTCTTACGAGATACGGAGAATAAAGAGAGACCTGGAATGGGGCGCGAGTGTAAATGATGCTCTTATACGTTTTGAAGAGCGTGTGAATACTGCGGCAATTGCGAGAACTGTAACGCTGATTACCAAGGCCAGCGAGATGACCGGGGATATTGGCGAGGTGCTTGGAATTGCATCGGCCGATGCAAGGATGAACGAGACTCTCAAGAAGGAGAGGCAGGGTGAGATGTTCATCTATACCGTAATCATCTACCTGGCGTTTGTCGTATTCATCTTCGTGGTTGCAGTGCTGAATACGAACTTTCTCGAAATTCTTGAACAGCTCAGCAATGTGACCACTAGTTCCGGGTCGTCGATCGCCGGGGCATCGGAGTTTTCGATGGCGACTAATATGGATGTCGACGTATTCAGGCGCCTGTTATATCACACCTGCCTTATACAGGCGATATTTTCAGGTATCATTGCAGGTCAGATGGGTGAGGGAATGGTAAAATCGGGCATAAAACACGCCGGAATTATGCTCATTATTGCGCTGGTGATATTCAACCTGTTCATATAG
- a CDS encoding archaellin/type IV pilin N-terminal domain-containing protein produces MLILQERCEGFTGLEAAIVLIAFVVVASVFAFSVIGAGYFATQQTQSTAYTALQQTGSTLEVLGYVHGIKRADDEIGAIQFNVGLAPGGKYIDFSKMVLTWTTRDEIRIYDANEPLYNTTIDEGKWGIVGIKPTDAAGDTVLESGETYTIYVNLAPGEELGPGEEFSLELTSTSAMSLIISRSAPWQIDNINNLY; encoded by the coding sequence ATGTTGATATTGCAGGAGCGATGCGAAGGCTTCACCGGCCTGGAGGCGGCTATTGTTTTAATAGCTTTTGTTGTAGTTGCATCAGTTTTCGCATTCTCAGTAATCGGTGCGGGGTATTTTGCAACCCAGCAGACCCAGAGCACTGCATACACGGCACTTCAGCAGACAGGTTCGACTCTTGAGGTCCTTGGTTATGTACACGGAATAAAAAGAGCGGATGATGAGATCGGTGCCATACAATTCAACGTTGGTCTCGCCCCTGGAGGCAAATACATAGATTTCAGCAAGATGGTTCTCACCTGGACCACCAGAGATGAGATCAGAATCTATGATGCGAACGAGCCTCTTTACAATACCACGATCGATGAAGGAAAATGGGGGATTGTGGGGATCAAACCCACGGATGCGGCCGGTGATACGGTTCTTGAATCCGGTGAAACATATACGATCTATGTCAACCTGGCCCCGGGGGAAGAACTCGGGCCCGGGGAGGAATTTTCGCTTGAACTTACATCTACATCGGCGATGTCCCTGATAATCAGCAGAAGTGCACCCTGGCAGATCGACAATATAAATAACCTCTATTAA
- a CDS encoding cation diffusion facilitator family transporter — translation MRDFEAENLKKKRVARLSILSNTFLVFMKLGAGLAVGSISIISEAVHSAVDLIASAIAYISVKKSAVPPDMCHEYGHGKFEDMSGIIEALLIVVASLIILYEAVMNLVSGHDIASEQLLSVGIAVMLISTIMNLYVSTKLFSVAKDTGSIALESDAWHLRTDVFTSAGVMVGLILIRITGFVQFDAIIAIGISFVILHAAYDLIKRSFAHLTDRSLPDDEMEEIREVLMRFCGNNVSFHAIRSRRAGPDRFVEFHLTVPGDSSVNDSHELTDRIEAALKSKLGRIFVTIHVEPAKNKKD, via the coding sequence ATGAGAGATTTCGAGGCTGAAAACCTTAAAAAGAAAAGAGTGGCCCGCCTTTCGATATTGTCAAATACATTTCTTGTCTTCATGAAGCTGGGTGCCGGTCTTGCAGTCGGCTCAATAAGTATAATCTCGGAGGCTGTTCATTCGGCCGTGGATCTCATCGCATCGGCGATTGCTTATATCTCCGTAAAGAAATCAGCAGTTCCCCCTGATATGTGCCACGAATACGGTCACGGGAAGTTCGAGGACATGTCGGGAATTATCGAAGCGCTCCTGATAGTGGTCGCATCGCTGATTATCCTTTACGAGGCTGTCATGAACCTTGTAAGCGGTCATGATATCGCCTCAGAACAGCTGCTCTCCGTCGGAATAGCCGTGATGCTGATCTCGACCATAATGAACCTCTATGTCTCAACGAAACTCTTCTCCGTTGCAAAGGATACCGGTTCGATTGCGCTCGAGAGTGATGCCTGGCACCTGCGGACCGATGTCTTTACCTCTGCGGGAGTGATGGTCGGCCTTATTCTTATACGGATTACCGGTTTTGTCCAGTTTGATGCGATAATTGCTATAGGAATCTCGTTTGTCATCCTGCATGCCGCCTACGATCTCATAAAAAGATCCTTCGCCCACCTTACCGACAGGTCACTTCCTGACGATGAGATGGAGGAGATCCGGGAGGTACTCATGAGATTCTGCGGGAACAACGTAAGTTTCCACGCGATAAGGTCGAGAAGAGCAGGGCCCGATCGTTTCGTCGAGTTTCATCTTACGGTCCCGGGCGATTCAAGTGTAAACGATTCGCATGAACTGACCGACAGGATCGAGGCGGCCTTAAAGTCGAAGCTCGGGCGGATTTTCGTTACGATTCATGTCGAACCTGCCAAAAACAAAAAAGATTAA